The genomic window GTACACCGTCGACGCCCACGCCCTGGACAGACGCCTGGATGCCCTGGCGGCCACGGTATGTGAGCACGATCCCCGCACCAAGGACCAACGCCGCGCCGACGCCTTGGGGGCGTGGGCCGCCGGGGCCGACCGGCTCGGCTGTCGCTGCGGGGCCGCCGATTGCGCCGCGGGCAAGCGGCCCGCCGCCGCACCGGTGACCATCCACGTCATCGCCGAACATGCCACCCTCGCCGGCGCCGGAACGGTACCCGCCTCCGAGTTCACTGCCGACGGGCTGATCACCGCCGAGCTGCTCGCCGAATTGGCGACATCGGCCAAATTGGTGCCGATGGCCCACCCGGGCGGAGCCCCGCCGGAGCCCGGCTACACCCCGTCCACGGCGCTGGCCAACTTCGTGCGCGCCCGCGACCTGACGTGCCGGTGGCCCGGTTGCGATGTCCCCGCGGTCGACTGTGACACCGACCATACGATCCCCTACGCCGACGGCGGTGCCACGCACGCGGCCAACCTCAAGTGCTATTGCCGAACTCATCATTTGGTGAAGACGTTCTGGGGCTGGCGCGACAAGCAACTTGCCGACGGCACCCTGATCATGACCTCCCTGTCGGGGGACACCTATGTCACGACCCCGGGCAGCGCCCTGCTCTTCTCCGGCCTGTGCCGCGCGGTGGGCGGCATGCCCGCCCTCGAAACCGGCCCGCCCCCGCAGGATTACTGCGCCGACCGTGCCGCGCTGATGCCCAAACGCCGGCGCACCCGCGGCCAAGAACGCGCCTACCGCGTGGCCGCCGAACGCCGGCAGAATCGCGACGCGCGCCTGGCCAAGATCGGACCCGCCCCGCCCGACGACCCACCGCCGTTCTGACGGCTGGTCGACGTTTCACGCAGAAGCAGCGGCGGACAAACGCCATTCGCCGGGGAATCCTTTGAGAATTTGGGTACCACGGGCTTCGAACTCGAGCCCCGAGCCGATCACGAGGTCCACGGCGTGCTGGTCCGGCCACCGTTTACAGGACGCGGGTGACCTTTTCGGTGTCGATGCGGCGTTGCAGCGCAGCGGGGTCGGGATTGGCCACCTGCACCAGCGAGGCGCCGACGGCCATGATCGCCAGCAGGTGGTCGATCAGTTCGGCGGGGCTGGGCCACGATGCGGTGGACAGCACCCGATCCTTGGCCGTCAATTCCCTTGCCGCCGCGGACTTCTCGCAGTCGGCGAGGATGTCCTGGGCCGACCGGCCGGCGAGTGCCGGGCCGGGATTTTGTTCGGCGGCGATCTGGTCACCGTGCACGCGCACCGCGGTGGCGTAGTCGGTGACGCCGATCGGCAGGTCAGGTGCGGGCCGGCCGAACGCGTCCAGCGACAGCACGGCGACCTCGGCAGCCCCGGTGGCGTCGGCCTCGTCCAGCCGGTCGGCGGTGCACAGGGCCACCTCGGCCGGCCCGGCCACGTCGAGCACGACCTCGGCGCCGATCCACCACACCCCGAACAACACCGCCGCCGTCTGCCAATGCGCCGGCAGCAAAATCCCCACCCGACTGCCCGGGCCCGCGCCCAGCTCGTCGCGTAACAGGTTGCCGGTCTTGGCCGCCCAGTTCGCCAGCGTCACCGCGGACAACTCGATGCGTAAGCCGGTGGGCCCGAAAGAATCGTCGTAGTAGGTGATGCGCGGACCGACGGGGTCGGCACGCAACATCGGATCCAGGATCGCGCCGGAAAGCGTGGCCACCGGGCCTAGTTTATGCACTCCGGCTTGTCGGACCCGGCGGTGAGGATCGGTGACGGCGCCGGCACGTCCGGATCGGCGGGGCCCCCGGAAGTCGCCCGGGCCGGCACGATGGAGGCGGTGCCGGACAAGCCGGAGCCCGGGCCGCTGTAGTCGTTGGCCAGCACCACCCGCACCGTCCCCGCCGCCAGCGATGTGTCCGGCACCACGGGCAAGCCGCCGAGTTCCTTGGAGATCTCCTGCGCGCCGCGGTCGTCGGAATTGGCGGCCCGCACCTGGCTGGCCTTCACGTGGCCGCCGTCGTTGTTGCCGACGGGGCCGGTGGTAAAGCCCTTGGAGCTCAATACATCTGAAACCGCCGCCGCCAGCCCGTTGATGTCGGTGTCGTTGACCACGCTGGCGGTCGTTTTGGCGGGGGTGTAGGCCAGCTGCTCGGTCTTGCCCTGGTTCTGGTCGTTGAGCAGGCCGGCCACCCAGTCCTGCACCTGATGCGGGTCCACCCGGACGACGCTTTGCATGCCGTCGTCACTCCAGCCGGCTCCGTCCAGCACCGGGATGGTGGCGAAGGCGACCTTGCCGCCGGCCAGCTTGGACAGCTGCTGGACGAAATCCATCACGTCCCAACCCGAGGAGATCACCACCGAACGCTGCACGGCGGCCTCCAGTCGCTTGAGCGTCGCCGGGCTGGACAGCGTCTTGCTGGAGATGATCGAATGCGCCAGCGAGGCCATCACGGCTTGCTGGCGGACCACCCGGTCCAGGTCGCCGCGCGGCAGGTCGTGGCGCTGGCGCACGAAGCTCAGCGCCTCGGGCCCGCTCAGTTTCTGCTGGCCCGCTGGGAAGTCGGCGCCCGAAAGCGGTTCGAACACCGGATCTTTGAGGCAGACCTGGACGCCGCCGAGCGCGTCGGTGATCGACGCGAAACCGAGCAGTCCGATCTCGGCGTAGTGGTCCACGGTTACCCCGGTGAGGTCGGCGACGGTCTTGATCAGCGCGTCGCGGCCGGCCTCGGTGCCCTCGGTCGCGGCCTCCTGCGCGGAAGCGCCCGCCCGGACCAGGCCGGCCCGCTTGGCCTCGCGGGTCTGACCGTAGACGCCGTTGATCTTGGTCTTGCCCAGGCCGGGCGCCGCGACATAGGAGTCCCGCGGAATCGAGATCGCGGTGGCCGACTTCCCGTTGTTCGGTATCCGGATCAGGATGATGGTGTCGGTGTTGGTGGCTTCCTCGTCGCCGGCCCGCAGCGTCGCCAGTTCCTCTTGGGAGAGCGCGTTGCCGTGCGCGTCGGTGCGGCTGTCCACGCCTACCAGCAGGATATCGATCGCGCCGTCTTGACCTATCTGGCCGCCCTTGCCCAGTGCGGACGCGGACATGTGGAAGATGCCGTCTTCGAATCCCCGGACGTTGTTCCATGCGACACCGGTGCCGATCACGACGGCGACAGCGAGCACAGTTGCAACCACACGAATCACACGGTGCACAGGCATCACATTAGGTTACTTGCGAATCACCAGTTCGCGGGTAGCCGACCCGGTGTGCCCAAGGCGTGCCTGGGACATGCCAGACTCGAAACCATGTCGGGCAGGATCGTCATCACCGGGGCCGCGGGTCAGCTGGGCGCCCGTCTAGCGGCACAGGCCATCGATCAGGGCCGCGACGTGCTGGCATGTGACTCGGCGCAGTGGAACATCACCGATCCGGCCGCGGCCTCCTCGATCGTCGAGAGCGGCGACGTGGTGATCAACTGCGCCGCCTACACCGACGTCGATGGCGCCGAGAGCGACGAGGTCACCGCGTACGCGGTGAACGCCGCCGGTCCGGACCACATCGCGCGCGCCTGCGCCCGCGCCGGCGCCCGGTTGCTGCACGTCTCCACCGACTACGTTTTCAACGCCGAGCCCTTCGACACCGACGCCGCCAATCCCCGCCCCTTCGAACCCAGCGACTCCCCGACTCCGCTGGGTGTCTACGGCCGCAGCAAACGCGCCGGCGAAGTGGCGGTGCTGGCCGCGCTCCCGGACCCCACCCAGGGCATCGTGGTCCGCACCGCCTGGGTGTACACCGGCGGCACGGGCAAGGACTTCGTGGCGGTGATGCGGCGGCTGGCGGCCGGGCACGGCCCGATCGACGTCGTCGACGACCAGACCGGCTCGCCGACCTACGTCGCCGACCTGGCCGCCGCGCTGCTGCAGATCGCCGACGACGATGTCCCCGGGCCGATCCTGCACGCCGCTAACGAGGGCGCCGTGTCCCGGTTCGAACAGGCCCGCGCCGTCTTCGAGGAATGCGGCGCCGACCCGGCCCGGGTGCGGCCCGTCAGCAGCGCGCACAATCCGCGGCCTGCGCCGCGTCCGACCTACTCGGCGCTGTCCGGCCGGGAGTCGGTGGCCGCGGGCATGGCACCGCTAAGGCCATGGCGCCCTGCGCTTGTCGCCGCGTTGGCCGCGTCCGGCGGCGCTGTCGTGCCCGATCGACCGATAGCCTCTACGCGTGACTGACGTTCTGCCGGTGGTGACGGTGACCTTCTCGCCGGGGCCACACCTGGAGCGCTTCCTGGCGTCGTTGGCGCTGGCCACCGAGCGGCCGGTCAGCGTGCTGTTGGCGGACAACGGCTCCACCGACGGGACGCCGCAGGAGGCCCTGCAGCGCTACCCGAACGTGCGGCTTTTCGACACCGGGGCCAACCTGGGCTACGGCACCGCGGTCAACCGCGCGGTGGCGCACCTGAGCCAGAGCGGGGAAGTCGACGACTGGATGATCGTGGCCAACCCGGACGTGCAGTGGGGCCCCGGCAGCATCGACGCGCTGTTCGAGGCCGTGTCCCGCTGGCCGCAAGCGGGGGCGCTGGGTCCGCTGATCCGCGACCCCGACGGCTCGGTCTATCCGTCGGCGCGCCACCTGCCCAGCCTGATCCGCGGCGGCATGCACGCGGTGGTCGGGCCGTTCTGGAAACGCAACCCGTGGACGGCCGCCTACCGCCAGGAGCGCCTCGAGCCCAGCGAGCGCCCGGTGGGCTGGCTGTCGGGATCGTGTCTGCTGTTGCGCCGGTCGGCTTTCGATCAGGTGGGGGGCTTCGACGAGCGCTACTTCATGTATATGGAGGACGTCGACCTCGGCGACCGGCTGGGCCAGGCCGGGTGGCTGTCGGTCTACGTGCCGACTGCCGAGGTCTTGCATCACAAGGGTCACTCCACCGGGCACGACCCGGAAAACCACCTGGCCGCCCACCACAGAAGCACGTACCTCTTCCTGGCGGATCGGCATGCCGGTTGGTGGCTGGCCCCGCTGCGCTGGACGCTGCGGGCGTCGCTGGCGCTGCGTTCCCGGCTGATGGTGCGCAGTTCGCGACGGAAACGTCTGCTTTCAGAAGGGCGACGCTGAATTGTCAAATCCCCCAGTCGATGTGGTGATCCTGGTCGGCGGCAAGGGCACCCGGTTGCGGCCCTTGACGTTGTCGGCGCCCAAGCCGATGCTGCCCACCGCCGGGCGGCCCTTCCTCACCCATCTGTTGTCGCGGGTGGCCGCGGCGGGTATCGAGCACGTCATCTTGTCGACGTCGTATCAGGCCTCGGTGTTCGAGGCGGAGTTCGGTGACGGCGCCCAGCTGGGCCTCGAGATCGACTACGTCACCGAATCCGACCCGCTGGGTACCGGCGGCGGCATCGCCAACGTCGCCGACAAGCTGCGCCACGACACCGTCATGGTGTTCAACGGCGACGTGCTCTCCGGCGCCGACCTGGGCCAGCTGCTCGAGTTTCACCACGACAAGCAGTCCGACGTTACCCTGCACCTGGTGCGGGTCTCTGACCCGCGCGCGTTCGGCTGCGTGCCCACCGAGGACGGCCGTGTTACCGCGTTCCTGGAGAAGACCGAGGATCCGCCGACCGACCAGATCAACGCCGGCACCTATGTTTTCGAGCGCAAGATCATCGACCGCATTCCGCGGGGCCGGGCGGTGTCGGTGGAGCGCGAGGTGTTCCCGGCGTTGCTGGCCGACGACGCCGTCAAATTCTGCGGCTACGTCGACGCCACCTATTGGCGCGACATGGGTACGCCGGAGGACTTCGTCCGCGGGTCGGCGGATCTGGTCCGCGGCATCGCGCCGTCGCCGGCGCTGGGCGGCCACCGGGGCGAGCAGCTGGTGCACGAAAGCGCGGCGGTGTCGCCGGGTGCGCTGCTGATCGGCGGCACCGCCGTCGGGCGGGGCGCCGAGATCGGGCCGGGCGTCCGGCTGGACGGCGCGGTGATCTTCGACGGCGTCAAGATCGAGGCGGGCAGCGTGATCGAGCGGTCCATCATCGGCTTCGGCGCGCGCATCGGCCCGCGCGCGCTGATCCGCGACGGGGTGATCGGCGACGGCGCCGACATCGGGGCACGTTGCGAGCTGCTGCGCGGCGCGCGGGTGTGGCCCGGCGTTTCGATCCCCGACGGCGGAATCCGCTACTCGTCCGACGTCTGAATCGCCGCGGCCCGGCTCACCAGGTAGGCCAGGGCGTGATCGGTGCCGTCGGGCAGGACGTCGGCGGGCCACCAGCGCAAGTCGTCGGACTCGTCGCTGATCGCGATTCGCGCGTCCGGCGGCGCGTGCGCGACGAACTGCAGATCCAGGTGACGGGTCGGCACACCCAGTGAGCAGGTGACCGGGTGCACGTGGATGGCGGCCAATCCGGGCGCCAAGCGCAGATCGTCCACCCCGGACTCCTCGATCGCCTCGCGCAGCGCCGCGGCCGCGATGTCGGGGTCGTCGGCGTCGCAATGCCCGCCGAGCTGTACCCACCGGCCAAGTCGCGGATGCAGGGTCAGCAGCACCCGGGTTCCGGTGGCGTCGAGCACCAGCGCCGAAGCGGTGACATGGCCCGCCGCGCACTCGCGAAGGCACGCGTCGGCGCGGGCGGCGACGAACGCCAACACCGCGTGCCGCAACGAATCCTGGGTCGGGTCGGGAGCCCGCCAGTCGGTGAGCAAGGCGCGCACCGACTCGCGAACGCTCACCGGGACCCCCGCCGTATCCTGCGGTCGCGCAGCGCGACCCAGGCCGCGCGGCACTGCGCCACGACGTCGGGCGACCAGCCGAGCCCGTCGATGAGCACCCGACGGTCGACGAGGTCGAGCGCCTTGTCGATCTCGTTGGCCTTCAGCAGCAGATCGACGTCGGCGGCAAGCTCGGCGTCGGCGTGCGCCGGTGGGGGAATGGGCAGCTGCTCGGCCTCTCGCGGCTCCAGCTCCAGGATGCCTCCACCGTAGCTGCGGCCCATGATCTCGGCGAAGGCGAACGTCGCGCTGTTGTGGAACACCGCGGCCAGCGCGGTCGGGTCCGTCGCCGGGTCGGCCAGCCGCACCCGATGGACGGTGTCGGTGCTGGTGGCCGCGGCCGCGTTGACGGTCAGCCGGGGCGCGAGGTGAATCTGCCTCAGCATGAACAGGTTTGGCATCCACAGCGACGGCGTGCTCCACCAGGGCTTTCGGATCGAGCACTTGTAGCCGCGGTCCACCCCCGCGGCCGCGCCGGCGCCGATGTGCGCGAGCAGCGCGGGGTCCGTCGGGTTTGGCGGCGCATCGAGCAGCCAGGTCCGCCGGCTCGTCGCGAGATCGCTTGCCCGGCAGTCGTTGTCGTACACCAGGCCGCACAGCTGGTTGCTGCGCGAGACCAGCGGGACGCAATACGGCGCCAACCCGAGCTCGCGGGTCTGCGCGTCGGTGAAGGTGAAGAAGCTGTTGCGGCCGGTCACGATGCCGACGTCGACCTCGGCGACGGACCCGAGCCGGGTCATCATGCCGGATGCCTTGAGGGTCCGCAGCAGCGCGATCGCCGCGGGGTCCAGGAAGTACTTGGTCCACTTCTCGTTCTCGTGCAGCAGCGCGGGTGCGGCCGGAACGTCGAGATCGGCGTGGTCGAGCGCGTCGGCGTCGGGCAGCGCCACCGTTCGTATCCGGGCGGGGCCCGCACCGGCCACGGCGCAGAACAGCACGACCTCCTGCAGGACGCCGTCGAACACCAACCGCTCGAACGTGATCAGGGTGATTTCGTGAAATCGCGCCAGCAGAAATTCGCGCAGCGGCGCGGCATAGCCGACTTGGAGCAACTCGGCGGGCAGCACCAGGCCCACCCGGCCGCCGTCGCGCACCAACGCCGTGCTCGCGACGACGAAGGGAACCCAGGCGTTGGTCAGCTTGCTGGGGCGCAGGCCCTCGCGCCGCATCAGCTCCAGCGCCGGCTCGCGCTGCTCGGCTGCCCAGTTGCCGAAGCGGATGTAGGGCGGGTTGCCCGCCACACCGTCCCAGCCGTCCCACCCGCCGGCGGCGCACGCGGTGTCCGCCAGCCAGGTGAACAGGCTGCCCGCGTCGACGGGCGCGAATTCCCGCGCCTTGGCCGCCTCGGCCGCGACGAGCTCCACGCCGTGCGCCCGGTCGCTGAGCAGGGCCAGCTCGCGCAGGATACGGCCGTCGCCGCACGACGGTTCGACGATGCGGGCACCCGCTTGGCGAACCCAGCCGGCCAGAAACCGGGCGACCGGCGCCGGCGTGTAGTACCCGCCGCGCACCTTGTCCGCCGACGCTGTCGGCTTGCCCGCGAACGTCTTCACCGGGCCAGTATCACTTGCGGATCAGCAAATCCCCGGCATCGGCGGCCTCCCGCGGGCCGCCGGGGTCTTCGGCGGCGTAGCCGATCGCGATGGCACCCAACGGCTCCCAGTCCGCCGGCAGCTCCAGCTCGGCGCGAACCAGGTCGGCCGCGAAGATCGTCGAGCCGATCCAGCAGCTGCCCACCCCGCGCACGGCCAGCGCCACCAGCAGCGCCTGCACGGCGGCGCCGACGGCGACGGTGAACATGGTGTGTTCGGCGTCGGTGCGCGCGGCGTCAGGATAGCTGTGGGCGCCGTCGAGCACCAGCATCGGGATGACGACCTCGGGGGCGTCGTAGAGAATCTGGCCGCGCCCGACGCGGCGCGCCACGGCCTCGGCGGGCTTGCCGTCGCCGGCCAGATCGGCACGCCACTTGTCCTTCATGCGGTCCAGCAGCCGGGTCCGGGTCGACGCCGTCCGCAGCCACATGAACCGCACCGGCCGGGTGTGGTGGGGGGCGGGCGCGGTCAGCGCCTCGGCGACGGCCGCCTCGATCAGCTCCGGCGCAACGGGCTCGTCCGAGAACCGGCGCACCGAGCGGCGCAGCAACTGGGCTTGCTGGCGGCCCAGCTCGA from Mycobacterium shigaense includes these protein-coding regions:
- a CDS encoding HNH endonuclease signature motif containing protein; translated protein: MFESSGLRKPTPESASWLEQITAAARIENRSAAAQLVAIGELFAYRYASVSATDDWAIDTQAAVAAEVAAGLRISQGSAAGRLRAARAMRERLPATAAIFMAGDIGYQAFDTIVFRTDLIVDPDVLARVDELVAVNVTRWPSMTRGRLSGKVDAIVARVDADAVRRRKERHVDREIWIGSDADGISELNGSLYTVDAHALDRRLDALAATVCEHDPRTKDQRRADALGAWAAGADRLGCRCGAADCAAGKRPAAAPVTIHVIAEHATLAGAGTVPASEFTADGLITAELLAELATSAKLVPMAHPGGAPPEPGYTPSTALANFVRARDLTCRWPGCDVPAVDCDTDHTIPYADGGATHAANLKCYCRTHHLVKTFWGWRDKQLADGTLIMTSLSGDTYVTTPGSALLFSGLCRAVGGMPALETGPPPQDYCADRAALMPKRRRTRGQERAYRVAAERRQNRDARLAKIGPAPPDDPPPF
- a CDS encoding TIGR03089 family protein, producing MLRADPVGPRITYYDDSFGPTGLRIELSAVTLANWAAKTGNLLRDELGAGPGSRVGILLPAHWQTAAVLFGVWWIGAEVVLDVAGPAEVALCTADRLDEADATGAAEVAVLSLDAFGRPAPDLPIGVTDYATAVRVHGDQIAAEQNPGPALAGRSAQDILADCEKSAAARELTAKDRVLSTASWPSPAELIDHLLAIMAVGASLVQVANPDPAALQRRIDTEKVTRVL
- a CDS encoding LCP family protein: MMPVHRVIRVVATVLAVAVVIGTGVAWNNVRGFEDGIFHMSASALGKGGQIGQDGAIDILLVGVDSRTDAHGNALSQEELATLRAGDEEATNTDTIILIRIPNNGKSATAISIPRDSYVAAPGLGKTKINGVYGQTREAKRAGLVRAGASAQEAATEGTEAGRDALIKTVADLTGVTVDHYAEIGLLGFASITDALGGVQVCLKDPVFEPLSGADFPAGQQKLSGPEALSFVRQRHDLPRGDLDRVVRQQAVMASLAHSIISSKTLSSPATLKRLEAAVQRSVVISSGWDVMDFVQQLSKLAGGKVAFATIPVLDGAGWSDDGMQSVVRVDPHQVQDWVAGLLNDQNQGKTEQLAYTPAKTTASVVNDTDINGLAAAVSDVLSSKGFTTGPVGNNDGGHVKASQVRAANSDDRGAQEISKELGGLPVVPDTSLAAGTVRVVLANDYSGPGSGLSGTASIVPARATSGGPADPDVPAPSPILTAGSDKPECIN
- the rfbD gene encoding dTDP-4-dehydrorhamnose reductase, which produces MSGRIVITGAAGQLGARLAAQAIDQGRDVLACDSAQWNITDPAAASSIVESGDVVINCAAYTDVDGAESDEVTAYAVNAAGPDHIARACARAGARLLHVSTDYVFNAEPFDTDAANPRPFEPSDSPTPLGVYGRSKRAGEVAVLAALPDPTQGIVVRTAWVYTGGTGKDFVAVMRRLAAGHGPIDVVDDQTGSPTYVADLAAALLQIADDDVPGPILHAANEGAVSRFEQARAVFEECGADPARVRPVSSAHNPRPAPRPTYSALSGRESVAAGMAPLRPWRPALVAALAASGGAVVPDRPIASTRD
- a CDS encoding glycosyltransferase family 2 protein, whose protein sequence is MVTVTFSPGPHLERFLASLALATERPVSVLLADNGSTDGTPQEALQRYPNVRLFDTGANLGYGTAVNRAVAHLSQSGEVDDWMIVANPDVQWGPGSIDALFEAVSRWPQAGALGPLIRDPDGSVYPSARHLPSLIRGGMHAVVGPFWKRNPWTAAYRQERLEPSERPVGWLSGSCLLLRRSAFDQVGGFDERYFMYMEDVDLGDRLGQAGWLSVYVPTAEVLHHKGHSTGHDPENHLAAHHRSTYLFLADRHAGWWLAPLRWTLRASLALRSRLMVRSSRRKRLLSEGRR
- the manB gene encoding mannose-1-phosphate guanylyltransferase — encoded protein: MSNPPVDVVILVGGKGTRLRPLTLSAPKPMLPTAGRPFLTHLLSRVAAAGIEHVILSTSYQASVFEAEFGDGAQLGLEIDYVTESDPLGTGGGIANVADKLRHDTVMVFNGDVLSGADLGQLLEFHHDKQSDVTLHLVRVSDPRAFGCVPTEDGRVTAFLEKTEDPPTDQINAGTYVFERKIIDRIPRGRAVSVEREVFPALLADDAVKFCGYVDATYWRDMGTPEDFVRGSADLVRGIAPSPALGGHRGEQLVHESAAVSPGALLIGGTAVGRGAEIGPGVRLDGAVIFDGVKIEAGSVIERSIIGFGARIGPRALIRDGVIGDGADIGARCELLRGARVWPGVSIPDGGIRYSSDV
- a CDS encoding NUDIX hydrolase is translated as MSVRESVRALLTDWRAPDPTQDSLRHAVLAFVAARADACLRECAAGHVTASALVLDATGTRVLLTLHPRLGRWVQLGGHCDADDPDIAAAALREAIEESGVDDLRLAPGLAAIHVHPVTCSLGVPTRHLDLQFVAHAPPDARIAISDESDDLRWWPADVLPDGTDHALAYLVSRAAAIQTSDE
- a CDS encoding Eco57I restriction-modification methylase domain-containing protein is translated as MKTFAGKPTASADKVRGGYYTPAPVARFLAGWVRQAGARIVEPSCGDGRILRELALLSDRAHGVELVAAEAAKAREFAPVDAGSLFTWLADTACAAGGWDGWDGVAGNPPYIRFGNWAAEQREPALELMRREGLRPSKLTNAWVPFVVASTALVRDGGRVGLVLPAELLQVGYAAPLREFLLARFHEITLITFERLVFDGVLQEVVLFCAVAGAGPARIRTVALPDADALDHADLDVPAAPALLHENEKWTKYFLDPAAIALLRTLKASGMMTRLGSVAEVDVGIVTGRNSFFTFTDAQTRELGLAPYCVPLVSRSNQLCGLVYDNDCRASDLATSRRTWLLDAPPNPTDPALLAHIGAGAAAGVDRGYKCSIRKPWWSTPSLWMPNLFMLRQIHLAPRLTVNAAAATSTDTVHRVRLADPATDPTALAAVFHNSATFAFAEIMGRSYGGGILELEPREAEQLPIPPPAHADAELAADVDLLLKANEIDKALDLVDRRVLIDGLGWSPDVVAQCRAAWVALRDRRIRRGSR